The region TCTTTTTCCCATCGACTATGCACTACATATTGTTGCTCTATCATATAAAACCCCAAAATTGATTAAATAGATTGAAGTTTGTTTACGTAAAGGTCGataagaggtatgaatacttttgtaaagccCTGTACCTATacaatttgcattttgttttattatctacCTGACAATATTATAAACATACAAATGCAAATGCATCaagtacaaattaattttgattttgatttctgTGTGCTGTAAAGGAATTCTGTTTACAAATGGAGAAACATGGAAAGAGTTGCGTTGTTTTGCCCTCATCACCCTCAGAGACTTTGGGATGGGGAAGAGAGTTGCAGAGGAGAAGATTTTGGAGGAGTGTGGACACCTTATTCAAATCTTTGAGAATCATAAAGGTATGACATAATGCTGTGTTTGTCAAAGAAATGGACACATAAAATACTTCATTAATACAATCTAATGATTGTTGTGGTTGAATCTGTAGCCTTTGTAAGTTAagtggatttgttttttctaacCATTTGAGTAATTGTGTGCTGTGTGTGCACATGtctatacagtatatatatatatatatactgtatagcATTGTGTGTATCAATCTCTGATGGGACACAAACATTGTGTGGACATTTTGCCCGGTCCACACACGGGCAAATGGGGTTAATGGTTAGCTTTAGGACCAAGGTACGGATTGAGTTTAGGTATAAGTTaaggtttagggttagggtaaggGTCAGGGTCAGGGTCAGGCTATAGCactgaatggaagtcaatgcaaggtCCCTGTGAGTATACGATTTCCTTACATAGCGTTTGTTAAATTTCTATTCTTGGACTGTCTGATGGATTTTTCCAAATCCATTTTGACATACATTTTCATCTATGTGACAGGTAATATTTATAAAGATTCGGGAGCTCCAATCCTCTTAAACCTTTAGCCTTTTGTGAAGTATTTAAACTTGTGGGTTTAGATGCCCATAACAATTTTGATATGATAGAATCTAAGCTGTTGAACCAAGCCTGGGGTGGTTTAACTGGGAACATAGAGAAGAAATAGTTTGTGCACAAGATAATGCAATGACTCTGTTGCTCCACAGGGGAACCATTCAACACATCATGTCCAATAAATTATGCAACATCCAAAATCATCTCATCCATTGTGTATGGAAGCAGATTTGAATACGATGATCCTCAATTTAAAAACCTAGATTAGTCGAGTCAATAAGCCTATCAGGCTCAGCAGAAATCCAGGTAAGCTTAGTGTTTACTTGATCTGCTTTGTAAATAATATACTTGTAGTCAACAAAGGACTTTAGCAGGCCATGATGACAAATGTTATCTCTGTGAAAGGTAGGGGCTGTTAAATTATTCTCTGATGTGCAAACACTGAGCTTACTGATGCAATACAGTTTTTAcatgtaaacaaaactaaattccTGTAAAAGGCCTTTTCGGAATCAGATCATTTTCCCAGTTTGTAATGTTATAACCACAACTATTAAAGTGTGAGACTTTATGTAATAGAACAACATTTTGTAatacataaatgtgaagtggaaggatagGGAAAATAAAACCTGTAATGCTGTtccttatttaaaattaaaacaagctcACAGTGAATCATTTTTTGCAAAAAGATTTCATTAGTATTGAATTTActtttgaatgtatttttcttGATTCGGAGCTATACAATATGTTTCCTCGGCTGGTCGGATGGATAAAAAGCCATCAGGGGATGTTAAAAAATGCTATGATGATGACCAGATATGTGAAGGATTTAATCAAGAAACTGAGAGAGACACTGAACCCTCAGATATGCAGAGGACTGGTGGACTGTTTTCTGATTCGGAAGCAGAAAGAAGAGGCAAGGCAACAAGTTGATCCATCTTTTTAAGGTTGATGGCTGCATCAAACATTGAGGAGAACCTGATTTATACAGTGACCAACCTATTTTCTGCTGAAACTGACACCACAGCTACAACCTTGAGGTGGGGTTTGCTGCTCATGGCCAAGTATCCACAAATTCAGGGtaagaaagacaaaatgttatctatgattttcttttttaactagaaaacataatttttcagcatgtttacctgaagtacctggagagaactcacacatgcacagagagaTAATGCAAATGCCATGCAGAGCCTGGAGAGCCCAGGGTAGCATTTGAGgataggaccttcttgctgcaaagcaacagtgctaactgTTCACTGTGCGGCTCATTGTTACAGTTAAAAGAACATCTTATCTGTTCAGTAGCTTTTATTCTGATAAACCCTTCATAACATCTAAGATGTGAGAATCTGTTGACTGaaagacaactattagttgcaCAAAATACAAATCTAGCCAATGCAGAAGAATGACAGGAggaaactgttaaaaaaattaagatgtcCTTCTTTTTCTACGAAATAACTTGCTGCTGTAAGTGGTTTTGCTAAGTTTTTACTCAGGTGAACTGAATATGAAAGCACTGGACTTTGCTTCAGTCATCCAGTGACTTGTAAATACAATTAGCTGcattggatttcatttaggggtttCAGAGTTACGGGGCCTGAGGACAAATATATGCCTCCATTTCCAATGTTTCCCTTTCCCTTCACTTCACAGTTGTGCACTACTTAGGGTTCGTCAATACAACATATGAAAAGGTTCAGGAGGTAGGGCTGTTCTAACATGTCACTGAATTTGAACAAATGAAATAAGCTTATATTTCATAGTCCTTGTTTTAAGATATATTTAGATCTTTTGAATCAACATCAACAGATATTATCTCTGcattagaaaatgtttgttccattggtttaaatcctcgtGCGGGGTAAataattttcttgtttattCTATTGTAGGTGTCGTATTTTAACTTTGGATGTATTGTCATCGGTCCCCAGTTAACTTCAGACAGGAAGGCTTGGACATTTCGACACTGGTATTAAAGAGAGGGAAGCTGTTAACCATTATGGGCCTGATCTACTAAGATCATCAGATGTCCATCAATCCCCACAGCGCTCCAGAAATCAGATTAGACCAGAAAATACCTCTGTGTGTCCCCAATGGTGTCCCAATTGTTAGGACATTGTTTGGAAGTTGCTGCAGCAACAAAGAAATGAGACTGATGGATTACAGGCTATATGCTCAATGCCTTGTCAACAGTTGGGAGATCATTAATTGGCAGAGGTCCTTCAAGTGAGCCGCTGGCAAATGAAGAGGGAGGAGAAAGCATGGGTGCACACTAGCGCAACCTGCGGAAACACAAAGCTCcaatgatagaaatagttttgagGGAAATATATGAGTAGAAATATAGACACAGTCAATAACattataattaattatttttttctttcaaaacatgCCTCAAGTTCAAtcacaatgttttttgttttggtttaattgcataaaagatgtaaataaaatgcatatcTCAAATGGCTCATGAGAAATGGTTTTGAATCAGATTGTCTGCAGTGTCACTGCATTATTCTGTCCCGCATGTGACCAGGCGTCATCTTCTTTCACATTCATGGCATCATGCTCCAACCTGTGAGGTTTTGCTATGCTGTGGAACATTCAGCAGAGAACTAAAATCTGCACCACCTATACTGGGCTATATAGAAGCAGTACTCCAGGACTATCCAGACAACGGTCTTGTGCTATAAAGTGATGGTGCGCTGGAATGATCTAGACCCAACAACATGCAGTTCTGCAAGGAGTTTTTCCATAGAAGATATGGCATGCCTTCTATTTCTGACCTGCTCCAAAAACTCAAAATGATATTGCGGGGTAGATGATATGTGTccactatttttatttctaacagtCCGAATATGTGGATGCATGCACAGAAGATTCTCTCTATCCATCGTCATTGTACCTATGCCTCCGTCTTGCTACAATGCTCGCTGACATTTATTCGTAATGCTTTGCCTTTTTGCATCTGCCTTTCAAACATGCTAAATATAGACGCACCAACAGCACCTGCAATTAGTTTTATGGTcaataaatcacattttgtgTGCTAAATGATAACATTCACATATCCCCCAGTATTTTTGCACATTCTGATAATCTGCATATATTCTCCATATTCATGAAGAAAACAGGCTAAATGGATTGCAACTGCTATGTTGCTCATTTAACAAACGTAATCCTTGTTGCCCCCAGATAGGAGATCAGCCTTGCGTGCAGTATTTGGTTGCATCTGTTTTTATACATGCAAAATTCTAGTAGATTAGGCCCTATATTTGCTAAACCCCTGCATGTGTGCATCACCTTGGTGACCATTCTGAGCTaaacagagaaaacatccaTCACCTATCATTTTGCTTTCTGCAGACCAGGTCCAGGAGGAGCTGGCCAGGGTAATCGGAGGCCGTGAAGTTCAAGTGGAAGACCGTAAAAACCTACCGTACACCAATGCTGTCATCCACGAGATACAGAGGCTGGCTAACATCGTCCCCATGGCCATCCCACACAAAACCAGTCAAGATGTCACCTTCCAGGGATACTTCATCAAAGAGGTCCACAGTTGTGAAATATTTCTGAGCTTCCACAGATAATATGTTCCTGAATGATGATTATCATGCTCATCTTTTTGCCCTCAGGGAACGACAGTGTTTCCCCTTCTTACATATGTTCTGTATGATGAGAGTGAATGGGAGAGCCCTCACACCTTCAACCCTTCCCATTTCTTGGATATGGAGGGCAAATTCATCAAGAGAGATGCCTTCCTGCCATTTTCTGCAGGTAAAACAgctcaacattttgttttcgcCAGATGCACTTGCCCAAACATGGCTGgattaaaaatgtgtgaaatgtcTTGTTTCATCAGGTCGCAGGGTGTGTCTCGGGGAGAGTCTGGCTAAGATGGAGctcttcctcttcttcaccTCCCTCATGCAGCGTTTTCAGTTCACGCCTCCACCTGGAGTGTCTGAAGATGAGCTGGATCTGACTCCAGCTGTGGGCTTCACCATCCCTCCTTCTCCTCATGAGCTTTGTGCCGTCTGTCGGCAGTGAGAAGAAGGCATAGCATTATAGTTCCTGTTTATATCAGTGGCCTGATGCGCTTTAACACGTTTAAACTTTGAAATGTTCTTGCAGTAAAAGTACCCTTTTATACaactttaaatcaaacatcaaCAATACAAGAGCAATTTTGTAACCTCTCATTTTTGCCATGTACCTTGTAATGCTTTGTGAACAAAACATTATCACAGTTTTGTACTAAAGGTTGTACAATAATGTCAATGGAAAACAGGTAACATGTTTCAATTGCATCTTCACATTTTCCATTTATTCTGTCCCTCCTGAACTTATATAATCAGGCTCATGGGGAGTTATGTATGGGTAGGAATAAAAGGTTACATCAGCTGCTCTTGAACAGAATAGACTGACAAACCCCCcacaaaaaacccacaaaacataaacaaaaaatcctACAAGAGTAGATGCTTGACAGAAGAAATTCTAACCTTTAACTTGAATTCAGAACATGCTTTTTTCTATAGGTCTGTGTTAATTATTGTGACCATCTGTTTGCCTAATAAAGGAAGCAGATAATCTAGCTGGGACAAAGTAGAAAGCTGCTCAGCCAGTTTTCTTTGTACAAACGCATGCAAAATGCAGATTGAATTTCTGTTGATGAGACGGTGTCAAAAAGAGGGAGAGGCTGCCTAATCCTGACTGACACCTTACACCCTTACCCTGTTccctctcctacattcaaagTTATGCCAAAATATGTCATTCTTACCGTTGGCTGGAGTCATCCAGCCCACCAGCTCTCTTAtgcatgaaaattaaaataattccaGAATATACTCCAATTTATGACAAATTAAACCTGCAACTTGTACAGGTTTTAAACTAATGTGCCCATTATTTTAGCCTGTCAAAGAGTGGAGTTAAGGAAATCCTTAGGGAAACCTAAAATTATATTCCACACTAAAACATGAcagtaaaaatgcattttactgaTAAAGATTTTGGTAAAGACTAGACTTTAGTATAACTGTGCTATTTCTTTAAGTCAAAGATTCACAGTGCAAAGGCCTACTTCCATAAGTGTGCTTAGCTTAAAACTAAAACTTTCTTGAACCGCATGTTGGTTCAATTTCAGCATATGTCTTCCTTTGGGGGAAGGTTCTCTCACCATTCCACCTCTTGGTTTGGTAATATTTGTCCAACCTGCCTTGTCCTGATGACCCCATATGGTTTCTGTTGAATTAGCCCTAAACCCTGTCCACACCGATCCACAACAAAAGCCAGTCTGTTGGTGGTTTGGGGATATGCTTGGCATTACTAGGAGGCAGGAAAAACAAGTTCCTCTTCAGCTTTGCCTTCTGGCAGACCCCTTAAGGTTTTCAAGTAAAAACTGAATGGTATTTGAAACTATTCAGAATTTCGTAAACCTTACACTATGGCTTTAGCTATAGGATGTACAGATCCATTCAGTGaattagaatattgttaaaAGGTTAATTAATTTTTGTAACTTAGCTCattaaatgaaatacattgtatAGATTAACtgcaaactgatgtttttaaacctttatttctgttatttatgatttgacatttaagattagaacaATTTAGACCACAGGTGTCCAAACTCTTTGACAAGGTGGCCAAAGTTGTCAGGTCAAGACTACTTATGGGCCAaacaaatatgataaaaaaaactactCTGAGTTGCAATTTTTGAATTTAGCaaagtttaataaattaattaaaagaagATTTGGGTGAACTGATGTCTCCTTTTGAATAAAAGTCACTGGATGTTTTGTAtgaaattaaagtggaaaagtgtGGTTACTAAAAGACAAATACTGTGTTATGTACTTTACATTTTCCCTTGTAAGGAGATGTTACTTGGTCAGTAAAAATATTgtcctaatttaaaaaaaatgtctccaTCTGCATCAACCAACTGTGCAAACTGGTCACACAAAATCGGTTCAGGGGTCGCAAATGGACACCCTTGCTGccattaaaaataacttttttaacagaaatgtgggcttctTGAAAGGTATGTTTTATGGCTGCGCAACGattgttaatttaaaaaaaaaactcttaatctgacaaacaatcctCATTGGAACAtgtattctgatttattgaatatgcAAGCTAAACTTGCATAAAAGGTGCATAAAACAGAGATTTATTTTGcatacagaaaaatgttttcctaataaCTTAAAACAGACGTTTTTACGCTATTGTGTTGTACATCATTTTATCTGCTGCCAATGCTTTAATAATAGAcagacatttttattaatatgcaCTATTTTTCTTCACAGTAATTTTGGTTTAGTTGTTCAAGCGAGGGTGATTTTCACACTTCGGTTCGGGAAAAAACAGGACGTGCTAGATGTAACAAGCTGGCAATTATGTTGTCATTTCATTTAGGATTTACGTTGTCAGTGGTGAAAGGAGTGAACTGTTGGAGCGTAGGCGGCTGCACTATCAGCAAATTTGAGACTCAGAGGAACCAGGGGAGCTTACAAACGATCACCCGATCATGTTTGAGGAAATTATTCGATGCCCCACTTCAGTGTTattgtttggggtcattgtcggCTTACTAGTCCTCCATTTTGTTAACTCCAGCTTTAGTTTACGAGAAAGGAGGGCGCCCCCAGGACCTAGACCTCTTCCTCTGTTTGGTAACCTGTTTCAGGTGGATCTGAAGAGGCTGGACCAAAGTCTTTTTAATGTGAGTAATTTTCCATGTTACAAGACAGTGGACATTTTTTTACAAGCTCACTTTTTGCTGTTCTATTTGTTTAGCTTTCCAAGAAATATGGACCAGTTTTCCAAGTATTCTTTGGACCAAAGAAGGTGGTGGTCTTGGCAGGGTACAGAACAGTCAGACAGGCTCTAGTGAACCATGCTGATGAATTTGGCAACAGAGAAATCAGTCcagttttttatgattttacaaAGGGACACGGTAAGAAAAACCTTCCTGACATTTCTGACTTTACCAacatcttttcttctttttaaaattagttCACCTATTATTTCACCAGGTATTCTTTTTTCTAATGGAGAACCGTGGAAGGAAATGAGGCGTTTTGCTCTGACAACACTGAGAGATTTTGGAATGGGGAGGAAGATCAGTGAAGAAATAATTATAGAGGAATGTCATTACCTTACTGAAGAATTTGAACAATTTGAAGGTAAATCTTCTAAAGCTGTATGCAGTTGTTttagtatttctgttttttttttaaattaaaataaaccatGGGCTGTACTCAATTCTCACCAAAAAAACtaatcaaaacaaatttttaccATAACGATCATGCAATTAGATTTGggtgatgcaaaaaaaaatatttcaattaaacaTAGAATCCATTTGATTCTAAACATCTACATATAATCTGGATCTGTTAGTAAAGTTGATGACAGTGGCATCTTTTTAAATGGGCCATATGGGCTGTTGTCCAGGGTGGCATTAGAAAGGTGGGCGTACAAGCAAcagataaaaaacttatttgtcaGTTGTGCCCTGAGaaagttttctattgctttatggatgtgcagaaaatgggGATTAAAGGCaccacaaataataaaaaaattatttgatttcTTTCAAAACTAAAGTTTATAAAtaattctaaatatttttatctaTTTGGAATCAGGTTTAGAAAATCATgcacatttcttgtttttatgatGATATTTGACAGCATTTTAACTAACACTAACTCActaaaaaaagcacattttataCCTAAATGTccatttttaacagttttcttttaaaatttcttCACAGAAAAAGCCTTCAACAACACCAAGGCCATACATTATGCTGCTTCAAATGTTATATCAGCTTTAATGTTTGGAAAGAGATTTGAATATAAGGACTTAGTTTTCCAAGCAATGGTGGAAAGAGACAATGAGACAATTCATCTAACAGGATCAGCCTCCCTCCAGGTTTGTCATATTAACTTAAatattttgtcctttttaatAAACTACAGTTCTCATCttcttttacattgtttcaCAGTGTGAAGATCATATCATGTGTTGTATTACATATGTGCAGAAAAAGACCTAGACTTAGGCACTGAGACCTGCACAGGCCAGAGCTTCCAGGATACAGGTTGACAGAcaacgaaaaagaaaaaagttatcAATTGGTTGTTGCAAACTGTAAGACAGTAAacagtgcaataaaaaaaaaacgatttaaCTGATCGTAGTAGTAGATAAATATAacacagaaaacagttttcaaataatgactTAATAAACTAAGGGAAGAAAGCAATTCAAACCAGTCTGAATCTATGTGACAAGGTAAGTTTTACTATTACAATTCATCAATGATATCACTTTTTTAAGAGAAAACCTTCTTAAATGCCGTCTTAAACAGCTGACaaaagaaaatgccaaaaataAATTTACCAAAGTGAAAAAGACTCAATAAAACCAGAATGaccaaaaaaaatatacatcagtttaaatacaaaaatgcatCCTGCCTTACCAGAAGGTATGGTTTTCTGCTTAAACATGGACTTACTGGTTTGCTTTATTAACTTTTCAAGATATACAACATATGTCCTTGGCTTGGTCCTCTACTTAAAAACTGGAGGGATATGATCAAGAATGTGGAAGATGGCAAGGCGGACGCAACAAAGATAATCA is a window of Girardinichthys multiradiatus isolate DD_20200921_A chromosome Y, DD_fGirMul_XY1, whole genome shotgun sequence DNA encoding:
- the LOC124864269 gene encoding cytochrome P450 2K1-like, with translation MAIPHKTSQDVTFQGYFIKEGTTVFPLLTYVLYDESEWESPHTFNPSHFLDMEGKFIKRDAFLPFSAGRRVCLGESLAKMELFLFFTSLMQRFQFTPPPGVSEDELDLTPAVGFTIPPSPHELCAVCRQ